One Candidatus Niyogibacteria bacterium genomic region harbors:
- a CDS encoding cysteine--tRNA ligase, whose translation MKLFNFLTRKTEIFKPAKGKIARIYACGPTVYNFAHIGNLRTYIFEDIMRRAMELDGFKVKLAMNITDVDDKIIREANKARKTIFEFVQPYERAFFEDLKLLNIKPADIYPKATGHVKEMTGLINKLLKRGLAYESDGSIYFDISKFKNYGRLSRIKPLNLKTLKQSRRSRIDADEYSKDEIEDFVLWKTAKAGEPFWPVKFRLGNSPPKLIKGRPGWHIECSAMSAKYLGTTFDIHAGAVDLLFPHHENEIAQSEGATGKPFVRFFVEGEHLLVDGGKMSKSLGNIYTLRDLEKRGFDPLAFRYLVLASHYRSKLNFTWNSLKAAKNALERIKNKILEIGQSTRIKNNLKFRDAFKKLILNDLDTPKALAVFWKNFNELSLADILWADRILGLNLEVLKPLNIPAEVKKLAQDREKARKVKDWKKADQIRAEIQKLGWSLDDTPKGPIIKPFNFSTL comes from the coding sequence ATGAAACTTTTCAATTTTTTAACCCGCAAAACAGAAATTTTTAAGCCCGCTAAAGGTAAAATCGCGCGTATTTACGCCTGCGGCCCCACTGTCTACAATTTTGCCCACATAGGCAATCTGCGCACTTATATTTTTGAAGATATTATGCGCCGCGCGATGGAGCTGGACGGTTTTAAAGTAAAATTGGCGATGAATATCACGGATGTTGACGATAAAATTATTCGGGAGGCCAACAAAGCCCGAAAAACCATTTTTGAATTTGTTCAACCTTACGAGCGCGCTTTTTTTGAAGATTTAAAACTTTTGAATATTAAACCGGCTGATATTTATCCCAAAGCCACCGGGCACGTCAAAGAAATGACCGGTTTAATAAATAAACTTCTGAAAAGGGGCCTCGCTTACGAATCCGACGGCTCAATTTATTTTGATATTTCAAAATTTAAGAATTACGGCCGCTTAAGCCGTATTAAACCCCTAAACCTTAAAACCTTGAAACAATCGCGTCGCTCAAGAATTGACGCCGATGAGTATTCCAAAGATGAAATTGAAGACTTTGTTTTATGGAAGACAGCCAAAGCGGGCGAACCTTTCTGGCCCGTAAAATTCCGACTCGGAAATTCGCCACCCAAGTTGATAAAAGGAAGACCCGGCTGGCATATTGAGTGTTCCGCGATGAGCGCGAAATATTTAGGTACAACTTTTGACATTCATGCCGGCGCCGTTGACCTTTTGTTTCCGCATCACGAAAACGAAATTGCCCAATCCGAGGGGGCAACCGGAAAACCGTTTGTCAGATTTTTTGTTGAAGGCGAGCATCTTTTGGTTGACGGCGGAAAAATGTCGAAATCTCTTGGAAATATTTATACTCTGCGCGATCTGGAAAAACGCGGCTTTGACCCGCTTGCCTTTCGCTATCTTGTTTTAGCCAGCCATTATCGTTCAAAATTGAATTTTACCTGGAATTCTCTTAAAGCCGCTAAAAATGCGCTTGAAAGAATAAAAAACAAAATTTTGGAAATAGGACAATCTACAAGAATTAAAAACAATTTGAAATTTAGGGACGCGTTCAAAAAACTCATATTAAACGATTTGGATACACCCAAAGCCCTTGCGGTTTTTTGGAAAAATTTTAACGAGTTGTCGCTTGCGGATATTTTGTGGGCCGACCGGATTTTGGGATTAAACCTTGAGGTCTTGAAACCTTTGAACATTCCGGCCGAAGTTAAAAAACTTGCTCAAGATCGTGAAAAAGCGCGTAAAGTAAAAGATTGGAAAAAAGCCGATCAAATCCGCGCCGAAATCCAAAAACTCGGCTGGTCGCTTGACGACACCCCCAAAGGCCCAATAATTAAACCCTTTAACTTTTCAACTTTGTAA
- a CDS encoding four helix bundle protein yields the protein MSSVKRFEDLACWQQARELTNFIYNLTSKPEFKRDYGLSNQIQRASVSVMSNISEGFERGTTPDFIHFLYIAKGSAGEVRNQLYVAKDLGYISEEALNKGLNMAKRIAGTIFNFIESLKVSKFKGQRFATKEMMEAQKKKEEFIKEMRKIYPDFK from the coding sequence ATGTCTTCCGTAAAGCGTTTCGAAGACCTCGCCTGCTGGCAGCAAGCGCGGGAGCTCACTAATTTTATTTACAATTTAACTTCTAAACCCGAGTTTAAACGCGACTATGGTTTGTCCAACCAAATCCAGCGCGCGTCGGTTTCGGTAATGTCCAACATTTCGGAGGGTTTTGAGCGCGGAACAACGCCCGACTTCATTCATTTTCTTTATATCGCCAAAGGTTCTGCAGGCGAGGTTCGTAATCAATTATATGTCGCAAAAGACCTCGGCTATATCAGCGAAGAAGCGTTGAATAAAGGCTTAAATATGGCAAAGCGCATAGCCGGAACAATTTTTAACTTTATAGAAAGTTTAAAGGTTTCAAAGTTTAAAGGGCAGAGATTTGCTACAAAAGAAATGATGGAAGCGCAAAAGAAAAAAGAAGAATTTATAAAAGAGATGCGGAAAATCTACCCCGATTTTAAATAA
- a CDS encoding DUF5011 domain-containing protein, whose translation MARHQIPKIWRNDKEFLSLTYAASFAGYHKERLRQLIKENKLSAERINGVWFIEKSVLQNFITENTGIKRISELPKLDSDTQKSNSKSIYKFFSAWSKKSDPWDTLLLGDDYSKTSSFKKLSDFLKPIIQNAFLWKSSALILLVILAGFFILRNPDAALAKYHEFKNAMVSAVSDIVPNAEKLVFLSLNSLKAKGADIQKDILHIIDQGALVLDNSFEKTASVMEAPNLKRQIQNKLGILNSKFNNLTSAVSDFDFQGFKVSKFKIFSKFQFPELSVSKFKTFSELKVPELNISKSKILSKLEVPEFKAPNFKISEFKIPKVKLPNFNFAKASNDVHQFLGQVSAASKDAVFGMYQSILESRSLEWGKKAGSYAIDGIESIPLKIGKYAGSLTSRGVDKALEKTKETLVGIYDKTFEVLTRLPEPPEKDETVMGERGEKGGEEKNALKAEQAEEILTLRSQGLEPSVSVGSSKAPAIIERVVERTVVQTASASGTLTKEQLDLALSGVNARILAEVSELKSLIAKRANDNFAAIALTNRIDRLSGVTLSNVTVDNISSLDDDDIPNDITISTSKSFSGTSANFSSNVTITGSLSASTLSIPNASSSLSSIFKTLYIGGVATTTFSTTASSFDITANATTTLGTTGLNIGSDQFVIQQNSGRVGISTSSPSVTLHLEEADGTNSGLAIGGDGVTSSARLWIGDSTNLWRIQTSSGNLLYTSGAVFGTNNGTERFRLQSSGNFGIASSTPWGLLSVNPDALGASVPSFVVGSSSATSFIIDTGGKVGIGTTSPYAKLSVEGQTVSSYFTATSTAFASTLPYASTTAITATTASTTNQVISSLISGRIPYASTAGLLIDNSALTFDGTRLTATYASTTAISGTNIDFGTLTLTNALGIASGGTNASSFTTSGNAVYYDGTSLLTAPLASAITIPYASTTALTISGTASTTNLLASSLTSGRVPYITTAGLFTDDSDLTFNGSILTATYASSTALTVSGTASTTNQVFSAMTSGSVLFAGTGGLLSQDNSNLFWDDTNNRLGIASTTPWGLLSLNPNALGAGIPSFVIASSSNAAYFIIDNGGQVGVGTSSPYAKFSLSGTTDGTEDIFAIATSSTAAANTTTLRVNSTGQLQFVNQSGDVSRPLISQIGAPNNGLVFVDGDIQVVKNSDPYFQFDQSGLITEVPWRFASAIGSGPDILLARDAAGLLSQRSGTTAQELRIYNTDSTADEFVSLGFQNNSNVFTIQTEQVGGATVRNIDFEGGNVGIGTTTPANTLSVNGLLYVGGAGTSTIEDNLDVLDTLHAKTSYTGDLIFANGFRFTEADLTSVNQALYLNSQFGSTTIAVLDNGNVGIGTTTPAYKLHVIGDVAATSFVNISTRSMKKDINYVGLEEQNGILNTIKGMRVAKYRYEFEDNDAPLRIGLIAEESPQEVLSASGGGVDIYKLSTFILSAVQAMQIDLEELTARVTSLEAGSSAFAGGVSIQTVLDYLASLGATITNGLAKFKDVIVSSLTIGSSDKPTGITLYDEVTGEPYCLSIASGITKTIAGVCLGLTTPPPSGGETDTTTVTTDTTPPTITVIGNNSAEIEIGSTYGDLGVTITDNVDSNLGYTASLDGGPELSQGDGLAIDTSVAGTHTITYKAVDNAGNIATAERVVNVLDPNATTTTGTASTTPSN comes from the coding sequence ATGGCCAGGCATCAAATTCCAAAAATTTGGAGAAACGATAAAGAATTTTTGTCGCTGACTTACGCGGCCTCTTTTGCCGGCTATCATAAAGAACGGCTGCGCCAATTAATCAAAGAAAATAAATTGTCGGCTGAAAGAATAAACGGCGTTTGGTTTATTGAAAAGTCCGTTTTGCAAAATTTTATTACGGAAAATACCGGGATCAAACGAATTTCGGAATTACCCAAACTTGATAGCGATACTCAAAAAAGTAATTCCAAATCAATATACAAATTTTTTTCGGCATGGTCTAAAAAAAGTGATCCTTGGGACACGCTGCTTTTAGGCGATGATTATTCCAAAACTTCATCCTTTAAAAAACTGTCGGATTTCTTAAAACCGATAATTCAAAACGCTTTTTTGTGGAAATCCTCTGCTTTAATTTTACTGGTCATTCTAGCGGGCTTTTTTATTTTGAGAAATCCGGACGCGGCTTTGGCGAAATACCATGAATTCAAAAACGCAATGGTATCAGCTGTTTCGGATATAGTTCCAAACGCGGAAAAGCTGGTTTTTTTGAGTTTAAATAGTTTAAAAGCCAAAGGCGCTGATATTCAAAAGGATATTTTACATATTATAGACCAAGGCGCGCTGGTTTTGGATAATTCTTTTGAGAAGACGGCATCGGTCATGGAGGCCCCGAATCTTAAACGCCAAATTCAAAATAAATTGGGAATTCTAAACTCCAAATTTAATAATTTGACTTCCGCGGTTTCGGATTTTGATTTTCAAGGTTTCAAGGTTTCAAAGTTTAAGATTTTTTCAAAGTTTCAGTTTCCAGAACTTAGTGTTTCAAAGTTTAAGACTTTTTCAGAATTAAAAGTTCCAGAACTCAATATTTCAAAATCTAAAATTCTTTCAAAATTGGAAGTTCCGGAATTCAAGGCCCCAAACTTTAAAATTTCAGAGTTTAAAATTCCGAAGGTTAAATTGCCGAATTTCAATTTTGCCAAAGCTTCAAACGATGTTCATCAATTTTTGGGACAGGTGTCCGCGGCGTCTAAAGACGCCGTGTTTGGAATGTATCAAAGTATTCTGGAATCACGGTCCCTGGAGTGGGGTAAAAAAGCCGGCTCCTACGCGATAGACGGCATTGAATCAATTCCTTTGAAGATCGGCAAATATGCCGGCTCTTTAACCAGCAGGGGCGTTGATAAGGCGCTTGAAAAAACAAAAGAGACGCTCGTCGGTATATATGATAAAACTTTTGAAGTTTTGACTCGTTTGCCGGAGCCGCCGGAAAAGGATGAAACTGTAATGGGAGAAAGGGGTGAAAAGGGGGGCGAAGAAAAAAACGCGTTAAAGGCGGAGCAAGCTGAAGAAATTTTAACTTTGCGCTCGCAGGGTTTGGAGCCGTCCGTGTCCGTAGGTTCATCTAAGGCGCCCGCTATTATAGAAAGAGTGGTTGAAAGAACGGTGGTGCAAACGGCGTCAGCCAGCGGCACTCTTACCAAAGAACAGCTGGATCTGGCGCTTTCAGGAGTTAACGCCAGAATACTTGCCGAGGTTTCAGAGTTAAAAAGTTTAATCGCTAAAAGAGCCAATGACAATTTTGCCGCTATCGCTCTTACAAATAGAATTGACAGACTCTCGGGAGTTACGCTTTCCAATGTTACCGTCGATAATATTTCTTCTCTTGATGATGATGATATTCCCAATGACATAACAATATCCACCTCAAAATCTTTCTCGGGAACTTCGGCAAATTTTTCTTCGAATGTGACGATAACCGGTTCGCTATCCGCATCTACTTTATCAATCCCGAACGCTTCGTCGTCTCTTTCGTCTATTTTTAAAACATTATACATAGGCGGAGTAGCGACAACGACTTTTTCAACCACGGCTTCAAGTTTTGACATTACTGCCAACGCGACTACGACTCTCGGCACAACGGGCTTGAATATCGGTTCTGACCAATTTGTGATTCAGCAAAATAGCGGCAGAGTGGGAATTTCAACATCTTCGCCCAGCGTTACTCTTCATCTTGAGGAAGCTGACGGCACTAATTCCGGTTTAGCAATTGGAGGAGATGGCGTAACCAGCAGCGCGCGTTTATGGATTGGGGATTCAACCAATCTATGGCGAATACAAACATCCAGCGGCAATTTGCTTTATACCTCCGGCGCCGTTTTCGGAACAAATAACGGAACGGAGAGATTCAGATTACAATCATCCGGCAATTTCGGTATCGCTTCATCAACCCCCTGGGGACTTCTCTCCGTCAACCCCGATGCTCTTGGCGCTAGCGTTCCATCATTCGTAGTCGGCTCTTCAAGCGCGACAAGTTTCATTATTGATACCGGCGGCAAAGTAGGAATCGGGACAACTTCTCCCTACGCCAAATTGTCGGTTGAAGGCCAAACAGTTTCTTCATATTTCACCGCAACCTCAACGGCGTTTGCTTCAACTTTACCTTACGCTTCAACTACGGCAATAACAGCGACAACCGCTTCAACAACTAATCAAGTCATCTCGTCTTTGATTTCCGGCAGGATTCCATACGCTTCAACCGCCGGACTTCTGATTGATAACTCCGCGCTTACTTTTGACGGAACGCGACTAACAGCGACTTACGCCTCCACCACAGCAATTTCGGGAACAAACATTGATTTTGGAACACTTACTTTAACCAACGCTCTCGGCATCGCTTCGGGAGGCACGAACGCTTCTTCCTTCACCACATCAGGCAACGCTGTTTATTATGATGGCACTTCGCTTCTGACCGCGCCTTTGGCTTCGGCAATCACAATCCCTTATGCTTCCACAACCGCGTTAACTATTTCAGGAACCGCTTCAACAACTAATTTACTGGCATCTTCTTTAACTTCGGGTCGTGTTCCTTACATCACAACCGCAGGACTTTTTACTGATGATTCTGACCTGACTTTCAATGGCTCAATACTGACCGCGACTTACGCCTCTTCAACCGCCCTAACGGTATCAGGAACCGCGTCAACCACAAATCAAGTCTTCTCGGCAATGACTTCCGGCTCTGTTTTGTTCGCGGGAACGGGCGGACTTTTATCGCAAGACAATTCAAACCTTTTTTGGGATGATACGAATAACAGATTAGGTATCGCTTCCACTACCCCTTGGGGATTACTTTCGCTCAACCCCAATGCCCTCGGCGCGGGAATCCCTTCATTTGTAATCGCCTCGTCCTCCAACGCCGCGTATTTCATTATTGATAACGGAGGGCAGGTGGGGGTAGGCACCTCAAGCCCCTATGCAAAGTTCTCGCTCTCTGGTACCACCGACGGAACGGAGGATATCTTTGCGATAGCGACTTCTTCTACTGCTGCGGCGAACACCACCACACTGCGAGTCAACAGCACAGGCCAACTTCAGTTTGTCAATCAGTCCGGCGATGTAAGCAGGCCTCTTATTTCGCAGATTGGCGCTCCCAATAACGGATTGGTATTTGTGGATGGAGACATTCAAGTCGTAAAAAACAGCGACCCGTATTTCCAATTTGACCAGTCCGGTCTTATCACTGAAGTCCCTTGGAGATTTGCGAGCGCGATCGGTTCCGGGCCCGACATCCTTCTTGCGCGAGACGCCGCAGGGCTTCTTTCCCAGCGAAGCGGCACGACCGCCCAGGAACTCCGCATCTACAATACCGACAGCACGGCAGACGAATTTGTCTCGCTCGGTTTTCAGAACAATTCAAATGTGTTCACTATTCAAACAGAGCAGGTTGGGGGAGCGACAGTGAGAAATATAGATTTTGAAGGCGGCAACGTCGGCATCGGGACGACAACCCCCGCCAACACTTTATCCGTTAACGGGCTTTTGTACGTGGGAGGCGCGGGAACCTCAACTATTGAAGATAATCTTGATGTTTTAGACACGCTTCACGCCAAGACCTCTTACACCGGCGACCTTATTTTTGCTAACGGCTTTAGATTTACCGAGGCCGATTTAACCAGCGTCAACCAGGCCCTTTACTTGAATAGTCAATTTGGCAGTACCACTATTGCCGTCCTGGATAACGGCAATGTCGGCATCGGCACCACAACTCCGGCCTACAAGCTTCATGTGATAGGGGATGTGGCCGCGACTTCTTTTGTGAATATTTCAACCCGTTCAATGAAAAAAGACATAAATTATGTAGGTTTGGAGGAACAAAATGGCATTCTAAACACAATAAAAGGAATGAGAGTGGCTAAATACCGATATGAATTTGAAGACAATGACGCGCCTTTGCGAATCGGGCTGATTGCCGAGGAATCGCCTCAAGAAGTGCTTTCGGCTTCGGGCGGAGGAGTGGACATTTACAAACTTTCCACTTTTATTTTATCGGCAGTGCAGGCGATGCAGATTGATTTGGAGGAATTGACGGCAAGGGTGACGAGTTTGGAGGCAGGAAGTTCCGCCTTCGCCGGCGGCGTGTCAATTCAAACGGTTTTGGATTACCTGGCTTCGCTCGGAGCGACGATTACCAACGGCCTTGCCAAGTTCAAAGATGTTATTGTTTCCAGTTTAACTATTGGTTCCAGTGATAAACCAACGGGTATTACTTTGTATGACGAAGTTACGGGCGAGCCATATTGTCTGTCAATCGCAAGCGGAATTACAAAGACAATTGCGGGTGTTTGTTTGGGCTTGACGACCCCTCCGCCAAGTGGCGGAGAAACCGACACGACTACCGTTACAACTGATACGACGCCCCCAACGATAACTGTCATCGGCAATAATTCGGCCGAAATTGAAATCGGCTCCACCTACGGCGACCTTGGCGTAACCATTACGGATAATGTTGATTCAAACTTGGGCTACACCGCTTCGCTTGACGGAGGGCCCGAACTTTCGCAGGGCGACGGTCTCGCGATTGATACTTCGGTCGCAGGAACACACACGATAACTTATAAAGCCGTTGATAACGCCGGTAATATCGCGACAGCCGAGAGGGTTGTGAATGTCCTTGACCCTAACGCGACAACGACAACCGGAACGGCTTCAACGACGCCAAGCAACTAA
- a CDS encoding glycoside hydrolase family 1 protein — MNGFPEHFYWGSSTSAHQVEGGNINDWSDWEKENAARLAKEALNKNYPDYILNDYPGPLRRENYISGRTCDHYNRYEEDFDIAKSLGHNAHRFSIEWSRIEPEEGKFNEKEIEHYREVINALKTRGIEPFVTLWHWTLPIWFSKLGGWTKKGNIKFFERYAAKIVSAFESDVKFWTTVNEPETFARHGYLTGRLFGGRPPAEKNIFKAYRVLKNIFRGHQRAYKIIKKINKHCQVGFTESLVYFESYDYWPYNLLLTGLLKWWRNNPFLDRFVESADFIGLQYYYHSRIRFNIWKSKWGIQFNEDKEVSDLGWEIYPEGIYKVLKNLAKYEKPIFITENGLADAKDKKRADFIKEHLKWVNKAVKEGADVRGYFYWSLLDNFEWDKGYWPRFGLVEVNYKTMERKIRKSALEYRNIILKDQNLNK, encoded by the coding sequence ATGAACGGTTTTCCTGAACATTTTTATTGGGGTTCTTCTACTTCCGCGCATCAGGTTGAGGGGGGTAACATTAACGATTGGTCAGACTGGGAGAAAGAAAACGCGGCGCGTCTTGCCAAAGAGGCGCTAAATAAAAATTATCCCGATTATATATTAAATGACTATCCCGGCCCCTTGAGGCGCGAAAATTATATTTCGGGCAGGACCTGTGATCATTATAATCGCTATGAAGAGGATTTTGACATCGCCAAATCGCTCGGCCACAACGCCCATCGTTTTTCAATAGAGTGGTCGCGGATTGAACCGGAGGAAGGGAAATTTAACGAAAAAGAAATTGAACATTACCGCGAGGTCATTAACGCTTTGAAAACACGCGGGATTGAGCCCTTTGTAACGCTTTGGCACTGGACATTGCCCATCTGGTTTTCTAAACTAGGCGGCTGGACGAAAAAAGGCAATATAAAATTTTTTGAGAGATATGCCGCAAAAATTGTCAGCGCTTTTGAGAGCGATGTTAAATTTTGGACAACCGTAAATGAGCCGGAGACATTCGCTCGCCACGGTTATCTTACCGGCCGTTTGTTTGGCGGGCGTCCACCAGCCGAAAAGAATATTTTTAAGGCATATCGTGTGCTTAAAAATATTTTTAGAGGGCACCAACGCGCATATAAAATTATCAAAAAGATTAATAAACATTGTCAGGTGGGTTTTACGGAAAGCTTAGTTTATTTTGAGTCGTATGATTATTGGCCGTATAATTTATTACTGACGGGATTGCTCAAGTGGTGGAGAAACAATCCTTTTTTGGATAGGTTTGTGGAAAGCGCCGATTTTATAGGTCTGCAATATTATTATCATTCGCGTATCCGTTTTAACATTTGGAAATCAAAGTGGGGGATTCAATTTAATGAAGATAAGGAAGTAAGTGATTTGGGTTGGGAAATATATCCGGAAGGGATTTATAAAGTTTTGAAGAATTTGGCGAAATACGAGAAGCCGATTTTCATTACTGAAAACGGGTTGGCGGACGCTAAAGACAAAAAAAGAGCCGATTTTATAAAAGAACATCTGAAATGGGTAAACAAAGCAGTGAAAGAGGGCGCCGATGTTCGGGGCTATTTTTACTGGTCGCTTTTGGATAATTTTGAGTGGGACAAGGGTTATTGGCCCAGATTCGGCCTGGTGGAAGTTAATTACAAGACAATGGAGCGGAAAATACGCAAAAGCGCTTTAGAATATAGAAATATTATTTTGAAAGATCAAAACCTTAATAAATAG
- the trmD gene encoding tRNA (guanosine(37)-N1)-methyltransferase TrmD translates to MNFNIITIFPEAFESYFNSSILKRAQKRGLIKINFFNPRNFVKDKYLTVDDKPYGGGAGMVMKAEPILKAYGNIKKKGVKKVVLLSAKGRQFNQKIARDWAKNYKQLIFISARYEGIDERVKIALKAEEISIGPYVLTDGDVATMVLVSAVTRLLPGAIKWESLKEESHFNLLVKKEVVGGKGLEYPHYTRPEILKYKGKKYAVPAVLLSGNHKKIQEWRRKNQN, encoded by the coding sequence ATGAACTTCAATATTATAACTATTTTTCCCGAGGCCTTTGAATCCTATTTTAATTCCTCCATTTTAAAACGCGCGCAAAAGCGCGGTTTGATTAAAATTAACTTTTTCAATCCGCGGAATTTTGTGAAAGATAAATACCTTACGGTAGACGATAAGCCGTATGGCGGAGGCGCGGGAATGGTGATGAAGGCGGAGCCGATTTTAAAAGCATACGGAAATATAAAAAAGAAAGGTGTTAAAAAAGTAGTTTTACTTTCCGCCAAAGGCAGGCAGTTCAATCAAAAAATCGCGCGCGATTGGGCAAAAAATTATAAACAGTTAATTTTTATCAGCGCGAGATACGAAGGCATAGATGAAAGAGTAAAAATCGCTTTGAAGGCCGAAGAGATTTCCATAGGGCCGTATGTTTTGACCGACGGCGATGTAGCGACTATGGTTTTAGTTTCGGCCGTAACGCGCCTTCTGCCCGGCGCGATAAAATGGGAGTCATTGAAAGAAGAATCACATTTTAATCTTTTGGTTAAAAAAGAGGTGGTAGGCGGCAAGGGGCTGGAATATCCCCACTATACTCGTCCGGAGATTTTGAAATACAAGGGGAAAAAGTATGCAGTTCCGGCAGTTTTGCTTTCCGGAAACCATAAAAAGATACAAGAATGGAGGCGAAAAAATCAAAATTAA
- a CDS encoding KH domain-containing protein encodes MAEKYIDQEFLEFVIKSLVDTPKSVEVDRKVDEMGVLLTLKLDPADMGKIIGRGGNTAKAIRTLLRVVGLKNRSRVNLKIEEPEGGRGPRVSSEVDDLKL; translated from the coding sequence ATGGCTGAAAAATACATAGATCAAGAGTTTTTGGAGTTCGTGATCAAAAGCCTTGTTGACACTCCGAAATCGGTTGAAGTCGACCGCAAGGTTGATGAAATGGGCGTTTTACTGACGCTCAAGCTTGACCCGGCTGATATGGGAAAGATAATCGGCCGCGGAGGCAATACCGCCAAGGCGATCCGCACGCTTTTGCGCGTGGTTGGATTGAAAAACCGTTCCCGCGTCAATTTGAAGATTGAGGAACCGGAAGGAGGCCGCGGTCCCAGAGTTTCAAGCGAAGTAGACGATTTGAAACTTTAA
- the frr gene encoding ribosome recycling factor produces MYDLSKFENEAKKTGEWLSGELGVIRTGRASPALVKDITVDCYGSKMSLDGLASISVQDARTLVIRPWDKNSLEPIEKAIRSSNSGLQPVADKDVIRVILPALTGENRQILLKLAGEKLEESRIVLRRERDEVWKDIQAKERLGEISEDEKFRLKDELQKKMDKFNAEFEGMVERKRREIQE; encoded by the coding sequence ATGTACGATTTATCAAAATTTGAAAACGAGGCCAAAAAAACCGGAGAATGGCTTTCTGGAGAGCTCGGGGTTATACGGACCGGTCGCGCGAGCCCCGCGCTGGTTAAGGATATAACAGTTGATTGCTACGGAAGCAAAATGAGTTTGGATGGTCTGGCTTCAATCAGCGTGCAGGATGCCAGAACTTTAGTAATACGGCCCTGGGATAAAAATTCATTGGAGCCGATAGAAAAGGCCATACGTTCATCCAACTCGGGCCTTCAGCCCGTAGCGGATAAAGATGTCATAAGAGTAATTTTGCCCGCTTTAACGGGCGAAAACAGGCAGATTCTTTTAAAATTAGCCGGAGAGAAATTGGAGGAATCCAGAATAGTTTTGAGGCGTGAACGCGACGAAGTTTGGAAAGACATTCAGGCAAAAGAACGCCTTGGCGAAATTTCAGAAGACGAGAAATTCCGTCTCAAAGACGAGCTTCAGAAAAAGATGGATAAATTTAACGCTGAATTTGAAGGAATGGTTGAACGCAAAAGGCGCGAAATACAGGAATAA
- a CDS encoding rod shape-determining protein, with the protein MSLFIKKLGIDLGTANTLVFVPGRGIVLNEPSVVAVSVPENKVLAVGNEAREMIGKTPDSIMAYRPMKDGVIADYRVTEAMLRYYIGKSLGQWNLFKPDVLVSAPAGVTSAERRSVVEAALKAGAKQAYVMKEPILAAIGAGIPIQEPTGHMIVDIGGGTTDVAVISLGGIVASTSVKVAGNKIDKAIADYVKKAFNLAIGDRTAEEIKIAIGSAITLDEEDSYLIKGRDFLTGLPRSTEISTNEAAKAIENELREITKAIKSVLHETPPELSSDIIDQGIIMTGGTSLLRNITELVYRATGVKAYVAEDALFCVAKGTGIALDHLGIYKKSLLGKR; encoded by the coding sequence ATGTCTTTATTCATCAAAAAATTAGGCATTGATCTTGGAACGGCGAACACTTTGGTTTTCGTGCCGGGAAGGGGAATAGTGCTCAACGAACCTTCCGTGGTCGCGGTTTCGGTGCCGGAAAATAAAGTATTGGCCGTAGGCAACGAGGCCAGAGAAATGATAGGCAAAACGCCGGACAGCATAATGGCTTATCGCCCGATGAAAGACGGCGTTATTGCCGATTATCGCGTGACCGAAGCAATGCTCCGTTACTATATAGGTAAGTCGCTTGGCCAGTGGAATCTTTTTAAACCGGATGTTTTGGTTTCGGCGCCTGCCGGCGTAACTTCGGCGGAGAGAAGGTCGGTGGTTGAGGCCGCGTTAAAAGCCGGCGCCAAGCAGGCCTATGTAATGAAAGAACCGATTCTTGCCGCGATTGGCGCGGGAATTCCGATACAGGAGCCGACAGGGCATATGATAGTGGACATAGGCGGCGGGACGACTGATGTCGCGGTAATATCGCTTGGCGGCATTGTTGCTTCAACTTCTGTTAAAGTCGCCGGAAACAAAATAGACAAAGCCATAGCGGATTACGTGAAAAAGGCTTTTAATTTGGCGATTGGAGACAGAACCGCGGAAGAAATAAAAATAGCTATAGGGTCGGCCATCACGCTGGACGAAGAAGATTCTTATCTGATTAAGGGCCGCGATTTTCTTACCGGTCTTCCGCGAAGTACGGAAATTTCAACCAATGAAGCGGCTAAGGCCATTGAAAACGAGCTTCGCGAAATAACCAAAGCCATAAAATCGGTTTTGCACGAAACTCCGCCTGAACTGTCCTCGGATATAATAGACCAGGGGATTATAATGACCGGCGGAACATCGCTTTTGCGTAATATCACCGAACTCGTCTATAGGGCCACGGGCGTTAAAGCTTATGTCGCCGAAGACGCGCTTTTCTGCGTGGCTAAAGGGACCGGCATCGCTTTGGACCACCTCGGAATTTATAAAAAGAGTTTGCTTGGAAAAAGATAA